A single Anopheles maculipalpis chromosome 3RL, idAnoMacuDA_375_x, whole genome shotgun sequence DNA region contains:
- the LOC126562888 gene encoding protein phosphatase inhibitor 2, translating into MSFSSDSPDAKKPCKGILKSSSSFDKHSAASSVHRKSAKFDELNVLQTYHPPDKDYGHMKVDEPKTPFNYVEAADVDQLDAEVLAERLRVAADARSDAVSEEELDDDDDEEEEEELTEEQKKRKLEFERRRKAHYNEFEAVKLARKLIEEDDEEDEEDGATGDDNGAANKVDDEAPSTNVTPANAATTTGTSVPLPAASKEETRMEIEEEEDTDRSASVRTNKVVGTADSPAARLKPGMEEIV; encoded by the exons ATGTCCTTCAGTTCGGACTCGCCGGATGCGAAAAAGCCCTGCAAGGGTATTCTCAAATCTTCGAGCAGCTTCGACAAACATTCGGCAGCATCCTCGGT ACACAGGAAAAGTGCAAAATTTGATGAGCTAAACGTACTACAGACGTACCACCCGCCGGACAAAGACTATGGACATATGAAGGTGGATGAACCGAAAACACCCTTCAACTACGTAGAAGCAGCCGACGTCGATCAACTGGACGCGGAAGTGCTCGCGGAAAG ATTACGCGTCGCAGCAGACGCTCGAAGTGATGCCGTATCCGAGGAAGAGCtagacgatgacgacgacgaggaggaggaggaagagctAACGGAGGAGCAGAAGAAGCGCAAGCTAGAATTCGAACGACGCCGCAAAGCACACTATAACGAGTTCGAGGCCGTCAAGCTGGCCCGCAAACTAATCGAAGAGGATGACgaggaggacgaagaggaTGGGGCGACCGGCGATGACAATGGTGCAGCGAACAAAGTGGACGATGAAGCACCAAGCACGAACGTCACGCCCGCTAACGCTGCTACCACCACCGGTACGAGTGTACCACTGCCGGCTGCCAGTAAGGAGGAAACGCGAATGGAAattgaggaggaggaggacacCGATCGGAGCGCTAGTGTGCGCACGAACAAGGTTGTTGGTACGGCCGATAGTCCGGCGGCACGATTAAAACCAGGTATGGAGGAAATTGTTTAG